One window of Botrimarina mediterranea genomic DNA carries:
- a CDS encoding cryptochrome/photolyase family protein produces the protein MVLSTLALILGDQLDRQSPIFEGFDPKRDVVWMAEVAGESTHVWSHKVRTVFFLTAMRHFRDELKAEGIRVDYRELPVKSEGRTRVGGEETLAAALRDAIDRLKPLRLVVVHPGEWRVREELRLIADEAGLELVELDDTHFYTTPDDFARHANGRKQLRLEFFYRELRKRLDILMEDGAPVGGEWNYDKENRGAFGKKGPGKVPAARRFKPDTTTQAVIDLVNERFAEHPGTLDDFDWPVSVADARLALKDFIRHRLPSFGEYQDAMWTAEPWLYHSRLSAAMNVKLLDPREVVDAAVAAYESGAAPLEAVEGFVRQILGWREYVRGIYWTQMPKYLERNALRANEPLPNFYWTGETDYACLRDAIGQTLQYGYAHHIQRLMVTGLFAMMLGVDPQQVHEWYLAVYIDAVEWVELPNTLGMSQHADGGLMASKPYCATGKYLQRMSNYCAGCRYDPAKATGDDACPFTTLYWDFLARHRDRLAGNNRMAMQLKNLERKPADELSAIRQQAAKLREQLAAANDQ, from the coding sequence ATGGTATTAAGTACGCTCGCCCTCATCCTCGGCGATCAACTCGACCGGCAGTCGCCAATCTTCGAGGGTTTCGATCCCAAGCGTGACGTCGTTTGGATGGCCGAGGTCGCTGGTGAATCGACGCACGTCTGGTCGCATAAGGTCCGCACCGTGTTCTTTCTCACGGCGATGCGGCACTTTCGTGACGAGCTGAAGGCGGAAGGCATTCGTGTTGATTACCGCGAGTTGCCCGTGAAGTCGGAAGGTCGCACTCGCGTCGGCGGCGAAGAGACTCTTGCAGCCGCGTTGCGCGATGCGATCGATCGGCTGAAGCCGCTACGGCTTGTCGTCGTTCATCCCGGTGAGTGGCGGGTGCGCGAGGAGTTGCGGCTGATCGCCGACGAGGCGGGGCTGGAGCTCGTTGAACTCGACGACACGCACTTCTACACGACGCCCGACGACTTCGCTCGTCACGCCAACGGTCGCAAGCAACTTCGGCTCGAGTTCTTCTACCGTGAACTGCGGAAGCGTCTCGACATCCTGATGGAAGACGGCGCGCCGGTTGGCGGAGAGTGGAACTACGACAAGGAGAACCGCGGCGCCTTCGGCAAGAAGGGACCGGGCAAGGTCCCCGCCGCGCGGCGTTTCAAGCCGGACACAACGACGCAAGCCGTCATCGACCTCGTCAACGAGCGTTTCGCAGAACACCCGGGCACGCTCGACGACTTCGACTGGCCCGTCTCGGTCGCGGACGCGCGGCTTGCGCTGAAGGACTTCATTCGCCATCGCTTGCCGAGCTTCGGGGAGTATCAAGACGCGATGTGGACGGCCGAGCCGTGGCTGTACCATTCGCGGCTGTCGGCGGCGATGAATGTCAAGCTGCTCGATCCGCGCGAAGTGGTGGACGCCGCCGTCGCCGCGTACGAGTCGGGCGCCGCGCCGCTCGAAGCGGTGGAGGGATTTGTTCGGCAGATCCTCGGTTGGCGTGAGTACGTGCGCGGGATCTACTGGACGCAAATGCCAAAGTACCTGGAACGCAACGCGCTCCGCGCGAACGAACCGCTACCCAACTTCTATTGGACCGGCGAGACGGACTACGCGTGTCTCCGCGACGCGATCGGTCAGACCCTGCAATACGGCTATGCCCACCACATCCAGCGGCTGATGGTGACGGGATTGTTCGCGATGATGCTGGGGGTCGATCCACAGCAGGTGCACGAGTGGTACCTCGCCGTCTATATCGACGCGGTCGAGTGGGTCGAGCTCCCGAACACGCTGGGTATGTCCCAGCACGCCGATGGCGGCCTGATGGCGAGCAAGCCGTACTGCGCGACCGGCAAGTACCTCCAGCGGATGAGCAATTACTGCGCGGGTTGCCGGTACGATCCAGCAAAAGCCACCGGCGACGACGCGTGCCCGTTCACAACGCTCTACTGGGACTTCCTCGCCCGCCACCGCGACCGCCTCGCCGGCAACAACCGCATGGCGATGCAGTTGAAGAATCTCGAGCGGAAGCCGGCCGACGAGCTATCGGCCATCCGGCAACAAGCAGCGAAGCTGCGCGAACAGCTCGCCGCAGCGAATGATCAATAA
- a CDS encoding deoxyribodipyrimidine photolyase: MPTIESAVPKIRLSSGHGERLVDVKADGDYILYWMTAFRRPRWNLALERAVDWARGLEKPLVVFEALRVDYRWACDRFHTVVAEGMRDNREAFADIDGVCYYPYLEPEPGAASGLLAAFAERACVVVGDDFPSFFLPAQARAARRAIGCRYELVDSNGLYPLRATDNVFSRAFDFRRQLHKDLLPHLSELPKPAPLQGTRLPSAQGVVDAIQKKWRPVQDADLEAPAKLIASLPIDHSVKPVEKEPGGYIAAGKALDRFMGKRFEVYGERRNQPEEDAASELSGYLHWGHLSAHEVFAAVAEHENWNPSKAAKKPTGAREGWWNMSPTAEAFLDELVTWREVGFNMTSKRRDYDRYESLPDWAQATLAEHAGDQRDPLYTLEELEGARTYDELWNASQRQLVREGRIHNYLRMLWGKKILEWSESPRAALDVMIELNNKYALDGRNPNSYSGIFWVLGRYDRAWGPERPIYGKIRYMTSENTARKVRVKDYVRRYAADAERSLFD, translated from the coding sequence ATGCCTACGATCGAATCCGCGGTCCCGAAGATCCGCCTCAGCTCTGGCCACGGCGAGCGGTTGGTCGATGTGAAGGCTGACGGCGACTACATCCTTTACTGGATGACCGCGTTTCGCCGGCCGCGGTGGAACCTTGCGCTGGAGCGTGCGGTCGATTGGGCGCGGGGGCTTGAAAAGCCGCTGGTGGTCTTCGAAGCGTTAAGGGTGGACTACCGGTGGGCTTGCGACCGATTTCACACGGTCGTCGCCGAGGGGATGCGCGACAACCGCGAGGCGTTCGCCGACATCGATGGCGTTTGCTACTACCCTTACCTCGAACCAGAGCCCGGCGCCGCCAGCGGCTTGCTTGCGGCGTTTGCGGAGCGGGCGTGTGTTGTCGTTGGCGATGACTTTCCGAGTTTCTTCCTGCCGGCGCAGGCCCGAGCGGCGCGGCGGGCGATTGGTTGCCGTTATGAACTCGTCGACTCCAACGGCCTCTACCCGCTCCGCGCCACCGACAATGTCTTTTCGAGGGCGTTCGATTTCCGTCGGCAGTTGCACAAGGACTTGCTGCCGCATTTGAGCGAGCTTCCCAAGCCCGCGCCGCTGCAAGGGACGCGTCTGCCCTCGGCGCAGGGAGTCGTCGATGCGATTCAGAAGAAGTGGCGTCCTGTCCAAGACGCCGACCTCGAAGCGCCCGCGAAGTTGATTGCGTCGTTGCCGATCGATCACTCGGTAAAGCCGGTGGAGAAAGAGCCCGGCGGTTACATCGCAGCGGGTAAGGCGCTCGATCGCTTCATGGGAAAGCGATTCGAGGTCTACGGCGAGCGCCGCAACCAGCCCGAAGAAGACGCCGCCAGTGAGCTGTCGGGCTACTTGCACTGGGGGCATCTGTCGGCGCACGAGGTCTTCGCCGCCGTCGCCGAGCATGAGAATTGGAACCCCAGCAAAGCCGCTAAGAAGCCTACTGGCGCGCGGGAGGGCTGGTGGAACATGAGCCCGACCGCCGAGGCATTCCTCGACGAGCTCGTCACGTGGCGCGAAGTCGGTTTCAACATGACGAGCAAGCGACGCGACTACGACCGTTACGAGTCGCTGCCCGACTGGGCCCAAGCAACGCTTGCCGAACACGCCGGCGACCAGCGCGACCCGCTCTACACGCTCGAAGAGTTGGAAGGCGCCCGCACGTACGACGAGCTCTGGAACGCCTCGCAGCGGCAACTGGTGCGCGAGGGCCGCATCCACAACTACCTGCGGATGCTGTGGGGCAAGAAGATTCTTGAATGGAGCGAATCGCCCCGAGCGGCGCTCGACGTGATGATCGAGCTGAACAACAAGTACGCCCTCGACGGCCGCAACCCCAACAGCTACTCGGGCATCTTCTGGGTGCTCGGTCGTTACGACCGCGCCTGGGGTCCCGAGCGCCCCATCTACGGCAAAATCCGCTACATGACGAGCGAGAACACGGCGCGGAAGGTGCGGGTGAAGGACTATGTGAGGCGATATGCGGCGGACGCCGAGCGGTCGTTGTTTGATTGA
- a CDS encoding fasciclin domain-containing protein — MKTQLLIAAAVLTTAPLAQAGETCPMQAAAATAANAQETLHPVAAVAAKKDIVDTAVGAEDFTTLVAAVKAAGLVETLKGEGPFTVFAPTDKAFAKVDKATLESLLKPENKEKLTAILTYHVIPGKVMAADAVKLAGKEAETVNGKKAKIEVNGDVVTIAGSKIIATDIECTNGVIHVIDTVMMP; from the coding sequence ATGAAAACCCAGTTGCTGATTGCCGCCGCTGTTTTGACCACCGCCCCGCTGGCTCAGGCCGGCGAGACGTGCCCGATGCAGGCCGCCGCCGCTACGGCCGCCAACGCCCAAGAGACGCTCCACCCCGTCGCCGCGGTCGCCGCGAAGAAGGACATCGTCGACACCGCCGTTGGCGCCGAGGACTTCACGACGCTCGTCGCCGCGGTGAAGGCCGCCGGCCTCGTCGAGACGCTCAAGGGCGAAGGCCCGTTCACCGTCTTCGCCCCGACCGACAAGGCGTTCGCCAAGGTCGATAAGGCGACGCTCGAGTCGCTGCTGAAGCCCGAGAACAAAGAGAAGTTGACCGCGATCCTCACCTACCACGTCATCCCCGGCAAAGTGATGGCCGCCGACGCGGTGAAGCTCGCCGGCAAAGAGGCCGAGACCGTCAACGGTAAGAAGGCCAAGATCGAAGTAAACGGCGACGTCGTCACCATCGCTGGCTCGAAGATCATCGCTACCGACATCGAGTGCACCAACGGCGTGATCCATGTGATCGACACCGTGATGATGCCGTAA
- a CDS encoding ferritin-like domain-containing protein, giving the protein MAASKEEIVQLLTTAYSMELETVINYLANSTNLDGVRAEEIKKSLSADITEELGHAQMLAKRIKQLGGVAPGSKSVKLGNQIQPPDDTTDVVGVIKSVIAAEEAAIAHYRKIAQATDGDDYITQDLSIQLMADEEEHLVLFRGFLKEYDR; this is encoded by the coding sequence ATGGCCGCCTCGAAAGAAGAAATCGTTCAGCTGCTGACGACCGCCTACAGCATGGAGCTCGAAACGGTCATTAACTATTTGGCGAACAGCACCAACCTCGACGGCGTCCGCGCCGAAGAGATCAAGAAGTCGCTCTCAGCCGACATCACCGAAGAACTTGGCCACGCCCAGATGCTCGCCAAACGGATCAAGCAGCTCGGCGGCGTCGCGCCCGGCTCGAAGAGCGTCAAGCTCGGCAACCAGATCCAGCCGCCCGACGACACGACCGACGTGGTTGGCGTCATCAAATCGGTGATCGCCGCTGAAGAGGCCGCCATTGCCCACTACCGCAAGATCGCCCAGGCGACCGACGGCGACGATTACATCACGCAGGACCTCTCGATCCAGCTAATGGCGGACGAAGAAGAGCATCTCGTACTGTTTCGCGGTTTCCTCAAGGAGTACGACCGCTAA
- a CDS encoding AAA family ATPase has translation MPDTVASVESYRELLQQTRELYVSSAQQIVREHPELVPAGGDYVELLDDLHRGLVMRVYLMVCKADHHWTAGETQLGVELAEHLWGRRLRGAELNGMLSHAAKKVEELPWETLVRPFAKLTPLRDRAADLETLVVRQSNIVARIDGVVAASELAAIKTITKQLEKCLATSQHTSKESPESLTRIETPSPLPGPSPTATTTAKPPSDRSLDDVMAEIDSLVGLRSAKHELRSLANYIALQQRRSAAGLPATEISLHLVFTGNPGTGKTTVARLFGEAMRAMGVLPAGQLIETDRSGLVAEFAGQTGPKTNRKIDEALGGVLFIDEAYSLADADSPDAYGREALQTLLKRAEDDRARLSVVLAGYPDEMTRLLETNPGLASRFSRTLHFDDYDPVELCQIFGRLMDVHHYRLTRDARRRVVEAVHGMHCQRDRQFGNGRAVRNLFEKAILRMANRLATIAELSDEGLVTFEADDIPWDAGLGEPVAQASVRVACPSCGLTKTADAGVLGAAVKCPQCGCRFEVEWCGLADD, from the coding sequence TTGCCCGACACCGTTGCGAGCGTCGAATCGTACCGCGAGCTCTTGCAGCAGACGCGCGAGCTGTACGTCTCCAGCGCTCAGCAGATCGTACGCGAGCATCCCGAGCTGGTTCCGGCTGGCGGTGATTATGTCGAGCTGCTCGACGACCTGCACCGCGGCCTCGTGATGCGGGTCTACCTGATGGTCTGCAAAGCGGACCACCACTGGACCGCGGGCGAGACCCAGCTCGGCGTCGAACTGGCGGAGCACCTCTGGGGCCGCCGCCTGCGCGGCGCCGAACTCAACGGCATGCTTTCCCACGCCGCCAAGAAGGTCGAAGAGCTGCCGTGGGAGACGCTCGTCCGGCCGTTCGCGAAGCTCACCCCGTTACGCGACCGCGCGGCGGACCTCGAGACGCTCGTCGTCCGGCAGTCGAACATCGTCGCCCGAATCGACGGCGTCGTCGCGGCAAGCGAGCTGGCGGCGATCAAGACGATCACCAAGCAGCTCGAGAAGTGCTTGGCGACATCTCAGCATACTTCGAAAGAAAGTCCGGAATCGCTGACACGGATTGAGACGCCAAGCCCGCTGCCGGGGCCATCACCGACCGCGACGACGACCGCAAAGCCGCCTAGCGACCGGTCGCTCGACGACGTGATGGCGGAGATCGATTCGCTGGTGGGGTTGCGTTCGGCGAAGCACGAGCTGCGATCGCTGGCCAACTACATCGCCTTGCAGCAGCGCCGCTCGGCGGCGGGACTTCCCGCGACCGAGATCAGCCTGCACCTGGTGTTCACCGGCAATCCCGGCACCGGAAAGACGACGGTCGCCCGGCTCTTCGGCGAGGCGATGCGGGCGATGGGCGTCTTGCCGGCAGGGCAGCTGATTGAAACCGACCGCTCGGGTCTTGTCGCCGAGTTCGCCGGTCAAACGGGCCCGAAGACCAACCGCAAGATCGACGAAGCCCTCGGCGGCGTCTTGTTCATCGACGAAGCCTACAGCCTCGCCGACGCCGATTCGCCCGACGCCTACGGCCGCGAGGCGCTGCAAACGCTGCTCAAGCGGGCCGAGGACGACCGCGCGCGGCTTTCGGTCGTCCTCGCCGGTTACCCCGACGAGATGACGCGGCTGCTAGAGACCAACCCGGGGCTGGCGTCGCGGTTCTCACGCACGCTGCACTTCGACGACTACGACCCGGTCGAGCTGTGCCAGATCTTCGGCCGGCTGATGGATGTGCACCACTACCGCCTGACGCGCGACGCCCGCCGCCGGGTCGTTGAAGCGGTCCACGGGATGCACTGCCAGCGCGACCGCCAGTTCGGCAATGGCCGAGCCGTTCGGAACCTCTTCGAGAAAGCGATCCTAAGGATGGCGAACCGCTTGGCGACCATCGCCGAGCTATCCGACGAGGGTCTCGTCACCTTCGAAGCCGACGACATCCCGTGGGACGCGGGGCTGGGTGAGCCGGTGGCTCAGGCGAGCGTTCGCGTCGCGTGCCCCTCCTGCGGGCTCACCAAGACGGCGGACGCCGGCGTCCTCGGCGCCGCGGTAAAGTGCCCGCAATGCGGCTGCCGCTTCGAGGTCGAGTGGTGCGGACTCGCTGACGATTAG
- a CDS encoding response regulator, translating to MPTTVLLADDHPALRAGLRAWFADSPIEIVGEAENGAQAQQLVEELRPQVLLLEVLLPGVDGLQCLARLRDAGIETPVLYYTAHTNPTYAARASALGAAGFLPKSTSREELTAAITTIASGGTSWPSDLARRLSGPAATSQSLNGVASPLTAREDEVLKQLAFGLSNKEIAQALGISYETVKEHVQHILRKLNVADRTQAAVWAVRQGLA from the coding sequence ATGCCTACTACCGTCCTGCTGGCGGACGACCACCCGGCGCTGCGCGCCGGGTTGCGCGCCTGGTTCGCCGACTCGCCGATCGAAATCGTCGGCGAGGCCGAGAATGGCGCGCAAGCGCAACAGCTCGTTGAAGAGCTGCGTCCTCAAGTGCTGCTCCTCGAGGTGCTGCTGCCCGGTGTCGATGGGTTGCAGTGCCTCGCCAGGTTGCGTGACGCGGGGATCGAGACCCCGGTCCTGTATTACACCGCCCACACGAATCCAACGTACGCGGCCAGGGCCTCCGCCCTCGGCGCCGCCGGGTTCTTGCCGAAGTCGACAAGCCGCGAGGAGCTAACGGCCGCCATTACGACGATCGCCTCAGGCGGCACGAGTTGGCCCAGCGACCTGGCGCGCCGGCTCAGCGGCCCGGCGGCGACGTCGCAGTCGCTCAACGGCGTGGCCTCTCCGCTCACGGCCCGCGAGGATGAGGTGCTCAAGCAGCTCGCCTTCGGCCTCAGCAACAAAGAGATCGCACAGGCGCTGGGGATCAGCTATGAGACGGTCAAGGAGCACGTCCAGCACATCTTGCGGAAGCTGAACGTCGCCGACCGCACCCAAGCCGCTGTTTGGGCGGTGCGGCAGGGCTTGGCTTAG
- a CDS encoding sugar phosphate isomerase/epimerase family protein, whose protein sequence is MNQLTTYRWSFEEDLHHCRHAGYDGIAVWVRKLRDFGEERAAELISDSGLAVSNVSWEGGFTGADAVTSRENLAAARDTLALCGALGAGCLTIYSGGRNGHTSRHANRLLRAALDRLLPFAEEAGVPLAIEPMHPACADDWTIVTSLPDALELVREYDTPALRLALDTYHFPLAEEAWPILRELAGYLAVVHLGDVQTPHSVDHSRAALGEGAAPLAGIVQTLAEAGYAGFFDVKLLGPAFDEADYDRLLRQSREAFVAFGADEIAAVEVAPRDAAAPTPSPIDSCKLIW, encoded by the coding sequence ATGAACCAGTTGACCACCTACCGGTGGTCGTTCGAGGAAGACCTTCACCACTGCCGCCATGCCGGCTACGACGGGATTGCGGTCTGGGTCCGCAAGCTCCGCGACTTCGGCGAGGAGCGGGCCGCCGAGCTCATCTCTGACAGCGGGCTGGCCGTCTCGAACGTTTCTTGGGAGGGCGGTTTCACGGGCGCCGACGCCGTGACCTCCCGCGAGAATCTCGCCGCCGCCCGGGACACCTTGGCCCTCTGCGGGGCGCTCGGGGCCGGTTGCCTGACCATCTACAGCGGCGGCCGCAACGGCCACACGAGCCGCCACGCCAACCGCCTGTTGCGGGCCGCCCTCGACCGGCTGCTGCCGTTCGCCGAAGAGGCGGGCGTCCCGCTGGCGATCGAGCCGATGCACCCCGCTTGTGCCGACGACTGGACGATTGTCACGAGCCTGCCGGACGCCCTCGAACTGGTACGCGAGTACGACACGCCCGCGCTACGGCTCGCACTGGACACCTACCACTTCCCGCTCGCGGAAGAGGCTTGGCCGATTCTGCGCGAACTTGCCGGCTACTTGGCGGTCGTGCATCTCGGCGATGTCCAGACGCCGCACAGCGTCGATCACAGCCGTGCGGCCCTCGGCGAGGGCGCCGCTCCGCTGGCGGGGATCGTCCAGACGCTCGCCGAGGCCGGTTACGCGGGCTTCTTCGATGTGAAGCTTTTGGGCCCCGCGTTCGACGAAGCCGACTATGATCGGCTGTTGCGGCAGTCGCGCGAGGCGTTCGTCGCGTTCGGCGCGGACGAGATCGCCGCCGTCGAGGTCGCCCCTCGAGACGCCGCCGCCCCCACACCGTCCCCCATCGATTCGTGCAAACTGATCTGGTGA
- the arfB gene encoding alternative ribosome rescue aminoacyl-tRNA hydrolase ArfB → MQTDLVINDRLAIPRSELQFSFARSAGPGGQNVNKLNTKAVLRWKPAESAALSPAVLERFLARNGGRLTREGELVIASDTHREQGRNVGDCLQRLRALVAAAAARPKVRRPTKPTKASQQRRLNAKRNQAAKKASRQSPADGEA, encoded by the coding sequence GTGCAAACTGATCTGGTGATCAACGACCGGCTCGCGATCCCGCGGAGCGAGCTCCAATTCTCGTTCGCCCGCAGCGCCGGCCCCGGCGGGCAGAACGTCAACAAGCTCAACACCAAGGCCGTGCTGCGTTGGAAGCCCGCTGAGTCGGCCGCCCTTTCGCCGGCCGTGTTGGAACGCTTCTTGGCTCGCAATGGCGGGCGGCTGACCCGTGAGGGCGAGCTGGTGATCGCCTCCGACACGCACCGCGAACAGGGCCGCAATGTCGGCGACTGTCTGCAGCGGCTGCGGGCCCTGGTAGCCGCCGCCGCGGCCCGCCCCAAGGTCCGCCGCCCCACGAAGCCCACGAAGGCGTCGCAGCAACGCCGCCTCAACGCCAAGCGAAACCAAGCGGCTAAGAAGGCGTCGCGGCAATCGCCGGCGGATGGCGAAGCTTGA
- a CDS encoding hemerythrin domain-containing protein: MLADQVAPQALSSEQQIFSHIKQALRVMVEWHAPTVSQGRKRSSVRFALRSFCRHLERLMNFEEEGGYLPTVTTARPNWEHRVDLLRAEHQKLREHIHRLSPQIDDEGVWQSERFESACRAIRELLAEVDRHDRDEITLLQETHTLDEGGEG; this comes from the coding sequence ATGCTCGCCGATCAAGTCGCGCCGCAGGCGCTATCGTCAGAACAGCAGATCTTCTCACACATCAAACAGGCGCTCCGTGTCATGGTCGAGTGGCACGCGCCGACCGTCAGCCAAGGCCGCAAACGCTCAAGCGTCCGCTTCGCCTTACGCTCGTTCTGTCGCCACCTTGAGCGACTGATGAACTTCGAGGAAGAGGGCGGCTACCTGCCGACGGTCACCACCGCCCGGCCGAACTGGGAGCACCGCGTCGATCTGCTCCGCGCCGAGCACCAGAAGCTCCGCGAACACATCCACCGGCTCTCGCCCCAGATCGATGATGAGGGCGTGTGGCAATCGGAACGGTTCGAGTCGGCCTGTCGGGCGATCCGCGAGTTGCTCGCCGAGGTTGATCGCCACGACCGTGACGAGATCACGCTGCTGCAAGAGACGCACACCCTGGACGAAGGTGGGGAGGGCTGA
- a CDS encoding UvrB/UvrC motif-containing protein produces the protein MPVEQTQLLIVGWHMKPSPPDFDSLLKSWSYVPGEVSARRGHGADGRLVLQLRIDLGVLQMEADGRPDGVRPLGHDTYLDALRAEEAIAGEDFELDDDQCVEIDREFVQYYHRRVAWLALREFDHVVSDADHTLALMDFSSAHAPNDDWVEEHEQYRPFVLFHRTQAAALAELQRTDPEAAVLVIDEGFRQLRESLADLAAIVGEDLEDDEAYDFSTKLEELRRSILVEYDLEAPLDEQLANAIAHEEYELAAEIRDRMARRTRSRQS, from the coding sequence ATGCCCGTAGAGCAAACGCAGCTTCTCATTGTCGGCTGGCATATGAAACCGTCTCCACCGGATTTCGATTCTCTGCTCAAGAGTTGGTCCTACGTGCCGGGTGAGGTCTCTGCCCGCCGCGGTCATGGAGCCGACGGGCGGCTTGTGCTCCAACTGCGGATCGACCTGGGCGTCTTGCAGATGGAAGCCGACGGACGGCCCGACGGTGTCAGGCCATTGGGTCATGACACCTACCTCGATGCCCTTCGCGCGGAGGAAGCCATCGCCGGCGAGGATTTCGAACTCGACGACGATCAATGCGTTGAGATCGATCGTGAATTCGTCCAGTACTACCACCGCCGCGTGGCGTGGCTGGCGCTACGGGAGTTCGACCATGTCGTGTCCGACGCCGACCACACACTGGCCCTAATGGATTTCAGTTCGGCCCACGCTCCAAACGACGACTGGGTCGAGGAGCACGAGCAGTACCGCCCATTCGTGCTGTTCCACCGCACGCAAGCAGCCGCGCTGGCGGAATTGCAGCGGACCGATCCCGAGGCGGCGGTATTGGTGATCGACGAAGGCTTCAGGCAGCTGCGGGAATCGCTGGCGGACCTAGCAGCGATCGTCGGCGAGGACCTCGAAGACGACGAGGCCTACGACTTCAGCACCAAGCTGGAAGAGCTGCGGCGTTCGATCTTGGTCGAGTACGACCTTGAGGCGCCACTCGATGAGCAGCTCGCCAACGCGATCGCCCACGAAGAGTACGAACTCGCCGCCGAGATCCGCGACCGGATGGCTCGCCGCACGCGCAGCCGGCAGAGTTGA
- a CDS encoding carbon storage regulator, giving the protein MLVLTRKPQEKIRIGDGITITVIKTKGSGVRLGIEAPADVPVLRGELLAARDSFVKTETDEASVPDAATNQAKSDSEVQFTRVKRSRVPSVLPNLLGEPGPLRAMMAGRATTGA; this is encoded by the coding sequence ATGTTGGTTCTCACACGGAAGCCTCAGGAAAAGATCCGGATCGGAGATGGGATCACGATCACGGTCATCAAGACCAAGGGCTCGGGCGTCCGCCTCGGCATTGAGGCGCCCGCCGACGTGCCGGTGCTGCGTGGCGAGTTGCTCGCCGCCCGTGATAGCTTCGTTAAGACGGAAACCGACGAGGCCTCCGTTCCCGATGCGGCTACGAATCAAGCGAAGAGTGATAGCGAGGTGCAGTTCACCCGCGTCAAGCGTTCGCGAGTCCCGTCGGTCCTGCCGAACTTGCTCGGCGAACCCGGCCCGCTGCGGGCGATGATGGCCGGTCGTGCGACGACCGGCGCTTAG